The Methanolobus sp. WCC4 genome includes the window GTCAGGTCACCATACGGATGGTTGATTCCGAAAAGGAAGCAAGTGACCTTGTGAACAGACTGCTGACAATGGCATATCATAAGGCTATTGTCACAGGAGATATCTGACCCAGGTTCTCTGTTTCGGCTCTGTTTCATAACCCTTTTATACTCAGCCTTCAAGGAAAGAACAGATATGTTCAGAACAACAGTTATCCCAAGATTCGGCGATTTTGACGGACTGAAACACGCCAACAACATTTCCATTGCCATCTGGTTCGAGCAGGCAAGGACCCCCATCTTCAGGATATTCACCCCTGACCTCGACCTGAGCTATGAGAACTGGAAACTCATTATGGCAAGGACAGAATATGAATATGTGGGAGAGATGTTCCTCGGCCCGGACGTTGAGATCATCACCTATATCTCAAGGATAGGAAATTCTTCCTTTGTAGTTACACAGGAAGCATGGCAGGATGACAGAAAGGGTGCCATCGGCAGATCAACAATAGTACACTATGACTTCATTAACAAAACATCGGTCCCGCTGCCTGATGAGATCAGAAAGGAACTTGAGAAGCACTTTAAGGAAGAAGAACAGAACAAATAAAAGAAGCAGGGATGATGTGGAACTCACACCATCTTCTTTCTCTGTACATAAGCGACTGCCAGTAGTCCGACGGATGCCAGCAGGCCTGTGAATCCGGGTATTCCGGTACTTTCAGTTTCTTCGGCGGTCTCAGGCAACTCACTGTACTCTTTATACTCTTCATAGACAGCTATGGACGTACCAAGGAAAGCACTATCATCGGAGTAATAATCCTGAAGCTCTTCAAGCAGTGTCTGCACATCTGCATCAGTCATGAAATCCTCCCCAACTGATATACCTATCAGGGCCTTTCCATCGGATACTCTTATCTCACCCATTCTGGATGCAACCGAATCGATCACATCAGCCTTGCTCTCAGGATTCGTGCCTTCAAGGTAATATGTCTGAAGTATTATCAGGTCCGCAGTCTCTGCAACCTCTGAGATATCGGACCTGTCATATGATGCAGGAATATCAACAGCGACCGCAACTTCGTTACCGGTCATCTCACGGACATCTTCCAGAAGCATCAGATTAAGCTCACATGCCTCTCCAAGGTCCTCACTGCATGGGTCAAGGGCAATATCGACACCATCGTAAGCTGAAAGTGACTTTTCATTATAGTCAAGGATCTTTTCAAGTACGCCCTTCACATACACGGAATTGTCCTCAGATGATGCACTCTTCGGATCATTGAATATCATTGCATAGACCTGGATATCATTGTCGTGGGCTGTCTTTACGAACCTTTCAAGATCCCATACATCATCACCATCGGTGAGCAACATGATCGTGTTAAGTCCACTGCCTTTGAGCTCGGATATGGTGCTATCATCATAGTCTGTAGAGTTGAAGATACGAATGGCACTTATCAGACCGCTGGCAGGTGTTATATTGATCCTTACCGGTTCTGCCTCTGCAACTGTCCCATCTTCCCCTGCCATGGCACTGGAAAACGTTACTGAAGGTTCAGGATAGACGAACTTTCTCACATAGGCATAATCGATCCATGAAGAACCGGTATTATCAGATACATCTGAATATGTACCTGTGTAGAAATAGGCCTTC containing:
- a CDS encoding DUF2341 domain-containing protein — encoded protein: MVVLAACALFVQPCAALTYSGGGEWNYSEEIYIGENSGNNLINYQIPVILDSSNFDFSLAQSGGEDLRFTSGEKQLQHWIEEWNSKKEEAVVWVEVPSIAADGTKKITMYYGNMEASDISSGPATFDLFDDFGASGLFSNWETFTNGGSDIKLSSGLVNLIVPKFHPEDVATIKSKDDFSVNSMFVVKRKKTTTGTDTRGPVLMQGFVDPQKETKNQILASSELENETRVTWVLENAKSDARYYPKDLTDINVIEGDWYTIGVAWYMDTEDELGRIAWYRNGVRDSKMDLEATEENNYIPVTDMKAYFYTGTYSDVSDNTGSSWIDYAYVRKFVYPEPSVTFSSAMAGEDGTVAEAEPVRINITPASGLISAIRIFNSTDYDDSTISELKGSGLNTIMLLTDGDDVWDLERFVKTAHDNDIQVYAMIFNDPKSASSEDNSVYVKGVLEKILDYNEKSLSAYDGVDIALDPCSEDLGEACELNLMLLEDVREMTGNEVAVAVDIPASYDRSDISEVAETADLIILQTYYLEGTNPESKADVIDSVASRMGEIRVSDGKALIGISVGEDFMTDADVQTLLEELQDYYSDDSAFLGTSIAVYEEYKEYSELPETAEETESTGIPGFTGLLASVGLLAVAYVQRKKMV
- a CDS encoding thioesterase family protein, translating into MFRTTVIPRFGDFDGLKHANNISIAIWFEQARTPIFRIFTPDLDLSYENWKLIMARTEYEYVGEMFLGPDVEIITYISRIGNSSFVVTQEAWQDDRKGAIGRSTIVHYDFINKTSVPLPDEIRKELEKHFKEEEQNK